CGCGCCAATCTCCCCAGAGGTTGAAGGTTCTGCGGGAACATGCGATTGCGGAGAGCGCTATCTCATCCAACAGAATTGAGGGGGTCGAAATTGATCAATCCAGAGTCGGCACCGTTATTTTTGGACGGCCGGCACTCAAAGACCGGGACGAGCAGGAAGTCAGCGGGTATCGCGATGCGTTGAATCTCGTTCATACCCGCGGTACGAGTTTGGTTGTTTCAGAAGACACGGTTCTCAATCTGCATCGATTGAGCCGAGGTGGGATAGGGGATGCAGGTCGCTATAAAAAGCAGCCGGTGGATATTATCGAAAGAACAGCCGATGGCCGCAGCCGCATTCGTTTCCGCAGTGTATCCCCTGAAGAGACGCCGGAGTATATGCGTCAACTCCTCGCGCGGTGGCATGATGAAATTCGCGATCACCGCATATCCCCCTTGATCGCGCTCGCGGCATTCAACCTTGACTTTCTCTGTATTCACCCGTTCCGCGACGGAAACGGAAGAGTCTCACGGCTTTTACTCTTATTGACCTGCTATCATGCGGGTTTTGAAGTCGGGCGATATATCAGTCTGGAAAGATTGATCGAGCAAAACAAAGAACGTTATTACGAGACCCTCCAGCAGAGCTCTCATGGGTGGCACGAGGGGAGGCATGATCCATGGCTGTATATCGGCTACATAATTTGGATCATTAAAACCGCATATGATGAATTCGCACAGCGGGTCGGCCGGATTGCTGCGCCCAGAGGCGAGAAGGCTGAACTTGTCAGCGCGGCCATCCATAGGCAGGACGGGGAATTCCGACTTTCGGATATCGAAGGGGCATGTCCCGGTGTCGGGCGCGATTGGATTCGCACTATTCTCTTTGAATTAAAAGCGCAGGGGAAAGTTGGATGTGCGGGAAAGGGACGGGGAGCAAGATGGCGACTTTTGAAGGATTGAGTGTAGTACATCCACATGAGTGTATTATTGAGTGTAGTGATATAAGTGACTTAAGCATCTGGATTGCATTGGGGCATTGGGGTCTGACCGTGATATCTCTATGCCGTGGAGAATGATATAGATATTCAGGGCTCAAAAAAAGGCCTTAGGGGCTGTTTTGAGGGCTATTTATGAGTTTTAAAATAGCAGCTCAGTGCAGTTAGGTAACATCTTACCTATAGACCAACATTTATTTGGATTTGGGATTTGGGATTTCTTTCGGGGGTTTGGGATTTTGGATTTCTGTTGGATTTTGGTTTGATAGGAGCATATTGTCCGGGTCTTCATCGTACGATCGGGCGGGGATTGCGTACAGGAGATTGAAGAAGGAAGGGTCATTGACGAGCTCTTCAAACCAGCCCTCCTCCATGATGACATATACCCTGCGCGGCACTGAGAGCGCCTTTTTCAAATCCTCCGGCCGGTCGAATTCCTGCATCGTCCTGTCGGCATAGAAGGAGACAGAACCCCTGATATTATCTGATGGCCTGTAGAAATAAAGCGGATGTTTGCCGACAGTGCGCCAGGTCTCGCGGCTGATCTCGAAATAGCATTTTCGGTTGGGCCGTGAATACAAGACATTGGGGGAGTGATCGATAATCAGGATGCACAGGATGATCGCTATGGCCGCGTAGGTACCGCTCGTGAACCGTCTTTTGATAAAAAGAATGATGCCGAAAATAACCACGGGACACAATGCGCACGCTGCGACGAAAGTGAAGTAGGCGGCATCCATATGCGCGGCGCACAGGCTGAACAGCGCGCACGGGAAGACGATCCAGAGCCAGCCGATTCCCTCCCAGAGCCCCTCCTGTTTCGACCGCAGTTTATCATCCAACCAGGAGCCCATGAGAATTGCCATCCCTGCATACGAGGGCAAAATATAGGTTCTCTCCTTGATGCCTGAAAATGAGAGCAGGAGGGCCGGCAGGAACGCCCAGATGAGCAGGAAAGAAAAAAATGACCTGTTCTGTTGCTCGGAGGGATTCCGCATCTCCCCGATCCCCCGCCAGACGGCACACGGCAGAATGACAATCCAGGGGCCGAGGATCTCCGGCAGCCGCTTTATGTAGAAGTACCAGGGCAATCTGTGGCCGATGTCGGTATGGTAAAAACGGACATCGGGAAGCTCGTAGTGCCTCTGCAGGAATCGGCCTATCAGATTGTTTACGAAATGCTCATGGAGGTAGCCGATACCTCCCTCCCGGTACAAGAGGAGGATCCACAACCCAACGGGTATGAGAAAAGAGAAGAGGGGGAGCGGCGAGAAGAGAGCCCGCAGTGCGCTCCAGCGCCTTTCCACAACGCAAAATGCAGCGACGACCACCGCGATGCTGAAGAAGGCGGCAATCCCTTTCGTGAGGAACGCCGCAGCCGAGAAGAGCGCGCACAACCACAGGGCGAGCGCTCGTTTCTTCTCACCCGAGGCCCAGAACGCCGACCAGGCGAAACAGGTAAGGGCCCATGTGCAGAATGCCCCCACCGCGATGTCGAGGAGGATCACGTGGCTGTATCTCCAGAATCGGGGCATGGTCAGGAGGATCAGCACGGTGAGCCACGCCATTCGGGAGCCGCGCCAGCGATGTCCGAAGGCGAATGCCGGGATAATCATGAAGAGACCGAACGCCAGCGAGACCGACCGCGCGACGGTCGGCGTGATGCGGCCCGAGAGCGCGTAGACGAGTGCGACCAGGTTATAGTAGAGGGGCGGCTTTTCAAGAAATGGGAGGCCGCAGAGGCGGGGGACGACCCAGTGTCCATCCCTGAACGTCTCCCGGGCGATCTCTGCTTCGCGGGGCTCATCGGGGCCAAAGAGATACCCGTGGTGGACCCCCGTGATCATCGCCGCGACGACAACCGCGATGAGAAACAGCGATACATTCCGGTTCATTGTGCCGATTCCGGTGATCTGCTGCGAGCGCCCTGCACGCAGTTACTCAGGGATAGCATGATGAGACACACGATCCACTTTTACACGAGCTCCATCTGTATCAACCAGGAATTCATTATAATTCAGGTCGTGAGCGGTGGCAAATATAAAAGGGGATGCAGAAAGTAGCCATAGCATTTTCACCACGGAGGCACGGAGGGCCCTAAAACAGCAAAAACAGTTTCTCGTTGCTCGTTACTAGTAACCAGAAACTAGCTACTACAAACTGTAGTTCACATCTGTGTTCATCTGTGGTTATAATTAAACCCTATAATCAGCCCCACGTAAGG
This portion of the Candidatus Auribacterota bacterium genome encodes:
- a CDS encoding Fic family protein → MRTLERIQSGDFNIPMTVSWYLSNIGMAQGMQELFTRQSPQRLKVLREHAIAESAISSNRIEGVEIDQSRVGTVIFGRPALKDRDEQEVSGYRDALNLVHTRGTSLVVSEDTVLNLHRLSRGGIGDAGRYKKQPVDIIERTADGRSRIRFRSVSPEETPEYMRQLLARWHDEIRDHRISPLIALAAFNLDFLCIHPFRDGNGRVSRLLLLLTCYHAGFEVGRYISLERLIEQNKERYYETLQQSSHGWHEGRHDPWLYIGYIIWIIKTAYDEFAQRVGRIAAPRGEKAELVSAAIHRQDGEFRLSDIEGACPGVGRDWIRTILFELKAQGKVGCAGKGRGARWRLLKD
- a CDS encoding glycosyltransferase family 39 protein encodes the protein MNRNVSLFLIAVVVAAMITGVHHGYLFGPDEPREAEIARETFRDGHWVVPRLCGLPFLEKPPLYYNLVALVYALSGRITPTVARSVSLAFGLFMIIPAFAFGHRWRGSRMAWLTVLILLTMPRFWRYSHVILLDIAVGAFCTWALTCFAWSAFWASGEKKRALALWLCALFSAAAFLTKGIAAFFSIAVVVAAFCVVERRWSALRALFSPLPLFSFLIPVGLWILLLYREGGIGYLHEHFVNNLIGRFLQRHYELPDVRFYHTDIGHRLPWYFYIKRLPEILGPWIVILPCAVWRGIGEMRNPSEQQNRSFFSFLLIWAFLPALLLSFSGIKERTYILPSYAGMAILMGSWLDDKLRSKQEGLWEGIGWLWIVFPCALFSLCAAHMDAAYFTFVAACALCPVVIFGIILFIKRRFTSGTYAAIAIILCILIIDHSPNVLYSRPNRKCYFEISRETWRTVGKHPLYFYRPSDNIRGSVSFYADRTMQEFDRPEDLKKALSVPRRVYVIMEEGWFEELVNDPSFFNLLYAIPARSYDEDPDNMLLSNQNPTEIQNPKPPKEIPNPKSK